One Cryobacterium psychrophilum DNA segment encodes these proteins:
- the argJ gene encoding bifunctional glutamate N-acetyltransferase/amino-acid acetyltransferase ArgJ, whose translation MSVTAAAGFAAAGVTAGLKKSGGLDLAIVENVGPLTSCATVFTTNRCQANPVIWSQQVMKDGVVRAIVLNSGGANCYTGSMGFQTTHATAEAVATELDISAVDVVVCSTGLIGEQLNLDLVKAGVFDAARALKTDAATSPEAGLLAAQAIMTTDTTPKQAVVVSPSGWTVGGMAKGAGMLAPGLATMLVVLTTDAVLNSAQLDAALREATRLTFDRLDSDGCMSTNDTVSLLGSGASGVEADVAEFTAALIALCQDLTLQLQGDAEGSAHDVAIEVRNADTEADAVTVARAVSRSALFKTAIYGNDPNWGRVLAAVGTTAAVFDPYGIDVAINDVQVCTAGEPDQPRELVDLTPRAVSVVIDLHAGSHSATVWTNDLTQEYVEENSAYSS comes from the coding sequence ATGAGTGTTACCGCAGCAGCAGGATTCGCCGCGGCCGGCGTCACCGCCGGCCTGAAGAAATCGGGCGGACTTGACCTCGCCATCGTGGAGAATGTCGGCCCGCTCACCAGTTGCGCCACCGTGTTCACGACCAACCGGTGCCAGGCCAACCCGGTGATCTGGAGCCAGCAGGTGATGAAAGACGGCGTCGTTCGCGCCATCGTGCTCAACTCCGGCGGCGCCAACTGTTACACGGGCTCGATGGGTTTCCAAACCACCCACGCCACCGCCGAGGCCGTCGCCACCGAACTGGACATCTCCGCGGTCGACGTGGTTGTGTGCTCGACGGGCCTCATCGGTGAGCAGCTCAACCTGGACTTGGTGAAGGCTGGCGTGTTCGATGCAGCACGCGCTCTCAAAACGGATGCCGCCACCTCGCCGGAGGCCGGACTGCTGGCCGCGCAGGCCATCATGACCACCGACACCACGCCCAAGCAGGCGGTCGTCGTCTCACCGTCTGGCTGGACCGTCGGCGGCATGGCCAAGGGCGCCGGAATGCTCGCGCCCGGGCTGGCGACGATGCTCGTGGTGCTCACGACCGACGCCGTGCTGAACTCGGCGCAGCTTGACGCCGCCCTGCGCGAGGCCACCCGCCTCACGTTCGACCGCCTCGACTCCGACGGCTGCATGTCCACGAACGACACCGTGAGCCTGCTCGGCTCCGGCGCGAGTGGAGTCGAAGCCGACGTGGCCGAGTTCACCGCCGCCCTGATTGCGCTGTGCCAGGACCTCACCCTGCAGCTGCAGGGCGACGCGGAGGGTTCCGCGCACGACGTGGCCATCGAGGTGCGCAATGCCGACACCGAAGCGGATGCCGTGACCGTGGCCCGCGCCGTCTCCCGCAGCGCCCTGTTCAAGACCGCGATCTACGGCAACGATCCCAACTGGGGGCGTGTACTCGCGGCCGTGGGCACCACCGCCGCTGTCTTTGACCCCTACGGCATCGATGTCGCCATCAACGACGTGCAGGTGTGCACCGCGGGGGAACCCGACCAGCCCCGCGAGCTCGTCGACCTCACCCCCCGCGCGGTTTCCGTGGTCATCGATCTGCACGCCGGCAGC
- the argC gene encoding N-acetyl-gamma-glutamyl-phosphate reductase, with protein sequence MAFSVAVAGASGYAGGELLRLLAGHPEFEVRTVTANSNAGHPLIDVQPHLRSLAHLTLVDTTPETLSGHEVVFLALPHGKSGELTAHLNADTLVVDCGADHRLQSEEDWAAFYGGDYYGAWAYGVPELPTGSGRLRDLLRSARRIAAPGCNASTVALALAPGIRAGVIDETDLVAVLAVGPSGAGKSLKLPNLASEILGSANPYAVGGTHRHIPEIQQSLRFAGAENPTISFTPIIVPMARGILSTATARLVPGTSAAAVRAAWEDTYADEPFVHVLPPGHFPRTADVLGANTALIGLAVDEAAGRVVTITAVDNLVKGTAGAALQSANIALGLPQTLGLTTNGVAP encoded by the coding sequence ATGGCATTTTCGGTGGCAGTGGCGGGCGCGAGTGGCTATGCGGGCGGCGAATTGTTGCGTCTGCTGGCCGGACACCCCGAATTCGAGGTGCGAACGGTCACCGCAAACAGCAACGCGGGACATCCGCTGATCGACGTGCAACCGCACCTGCGATCGCTCGCGCACCTCACGCTCGTCGATACGACGCCGGAGACGCTCAGCGGGCATGAGGTTGTTTTTCTTGCCCTTCCGCACGGCAAATCGGGAGAGCTCACCGCTCACCTGAACGCCGACACTCTCGTCGTTGACTGCGGTGCGGACCACCGACTGCAGAGCGAAGAGGACTGGGCCGCCTTCTACGGCGGCGACTACTACGGTGCCTGGGCCTACGGCGTACCCGAACTGCCCACCGGCTCCGGCCGCCTCCGGGACCTGCTCAGGAGCGCGCGGCGTATCGCGGCGCCGGGGTGCAACGCGAGCACCGTGGCATTGGCCCTCGCACCGGGAATCCGCGCCGGCGTCATTGACGAGACCGACCTCGTGGCCGTTCTCGCCGTCGGTCCGTCAGGCGCCGGCAAAAGCCTCAAACTTCCCAACCTCGCCAGCGAGATCCTCGGTTCCGCCAACCCCTACGCGGTTGGTGGCACCCACCGGCACATCCCCGAGATTCAGCAGAGCCTGCGCTTTGCGGGGGCGGAGAACCCCACCATCTCGTTCACGCCCATCATCGTGCCCATGGCGCGCGGCATCCTCTCCACCGCGACAGCACGTCTCGTTCCCGGCACGTCGGCGGCCGCCGTGCGCGCGGCGTGGGAGGACACCTACGCCGACGAGCCCTTCGTGCACGTGCTGCCGCCTGGCCACTTTCCACGCACCGCCGACGTTCTCGGCGCCAACACGGCGCTCATCGGCCTCGCCGTCGATGAAGCGGCCGGCCGGGTCGTCACCATCACCGCCGTCGATAATCTCGTTAAGGGCACCGCCGGCGCTGCCCTCCAATCGGCCAATATCGCCCTCGGTTTGCCCCAGACGCTGGGGCTGACCACGAATGGAGTTGCCCCATGA
- the pheT gene encoding phenylalanine--tRNA ligase subunit beta — protein MRVPLSWLGEFVDLAAGTTPEDVHAALVSVGLEEEDIHRFELSGPIVVGEVLEFVGEPQKNGKIINWCQVRVAADGELAADGGPAVHGIVCGAHNFAVGDKVVVTLPGAVLPGPFPIAPRQTYGHVSDGMIASARELGLGDEHDGILLLASLGLDAPVGTDAVALLGLDDSAVEVNVTPDRGYAFSIRGIAREYAHATGATFRDPALTTASFSPSTVFPVAIDDQAPIRGRIGCTVFTTRAVRGIDPTRPTPAWMVSRLGLAGIRSISLIVDVTNYVMVELGQPLHGYDLDKLTDGIVVRRAEAGEKITTLDGSVRTLVREDLLITDGSGPIGLAGVMGGATTEIGSTSVNVLVEAANFDPVSIARSARRHKLPSEASRRFERGVDPAVASVAAARVVQLLVDLAGGVADGLGSTHDVSRVPVPIHLPTGFISGLIGLEYTGDEVRNSLLEIGTTLEEVDGDLAVTPPTWRPDLTDKWTLAEEVARIVGYDRIPSVLPVAPPGRGFTRAQTLRRSVSQTLAATGHTEVLAYPFLAATANTTFNGTDVAQVRVANPMDGAAPFLRTTLLPGLLHVAHRNRSRGLVDVSLFEQGLVFQPEAGVTYGTPTVPPGGALPSAEQIAALNDGIPKQPLHVGLVLVGATRRHQPGLPAVAAGWQDALTAVAQVSLATGVQINVRQGARPAMHPGRTAELTVTTETGEVVVGYAGELLPTVAKDYDLPSVVAVAEINLDAVINQADTVVSASIIHTKPAATQDLSLVVADSVPAGELRAAIVEGAGALLERIELVDDYRGTGIEPGQKSLTFALRFRAPDRTLTAAEASDARLAGVALASVRFGATLRE, from the coding sequence ATGCGCGTACCACTGAGCTGGCTGGGCGAATTCGTCGACCTTGCCGCAGGAACCACGCCCGAAGATGTGCACGCCGCCCTCGTGAGCGTGGGCCTCGAAGAGGAAGATATTCACCGCTTTGAGCTGTCCGGCCCGATCGTCGTTGGCGAGGTTCTCGAGTTCGTCGGGGAACCGCAGAAGAACGGCAAGATCATCAACTGGTGCCAGGTGCGCGTCGCCGCCGATGGCGAACTCGCGGCCGATGGCGGACCCGCCGTTCACGGCATCGTTTGCGGAGCACACAACTTCGCGGTCGGCGACAAGGTTGTCGTGACGCTGCCCGGCGCGGTACTGCCCGGCCCGTTCCCCATTGCCCCGCGCCAGACCTACGGCCACGTGTCCGACGGCATGATCGCCTCGGCTCGCGAACTCGGGCTTGGCGACGAGCACGACGGAATCCTGCTCCTGGCGTCGCTCGGGCTTGACGCCCCGGTCGGTACCGACGCGGTTGCACTGCTGGGACTCGACGACTCGGCCGTTGAGGTCAATGTCACCCCCGACCGCGGTTACGCGTTCTCGATCCGCGGCATTGCCCGCGAATACGCGCACGCGACGGGAGCCACGTTCCGCGACCCGGCACTCACGACCGCGTCGTTCTCCCCGTCTACGGTCTTCCCCGTTGCCATTGACGATCAGGCCCCGATTCGTGGCCGCATCGGTTGCACGGTCTTCACCACCCGCGCCGTGCGAGGCATCGACCCGACCCGGCCCACTCCGGCCTGGATGGTGTCTCGGCTTGGGCTGGCCGGCATCCGTTCGATTTCGCTCATCGTGGACGTGACCAACTACGTCATGGTCGAACTCGGCCAGCCGCTGCACGGCTACGACCTGGACAAGCTCACCGACGGCATTGTCGTGCGCCGGGCTGAAGCCGGCGAGAAGATCACGACTCTCGACGGCTCCGTGCGCACGCTCGTGCGGGAAGACCTGCTGATCACCGACGGATCCGGACCGATCGGCCTCGCCGGTGTCATGGGCGGTGCCACGACCGAAATCGGCTCCACCAGCGTCAACGTGCTCGTCGAAGCCGCGAACTTCGACCCGGTATCGATCGCGCGATCCGCTCGCCGCCACAAGCTGCCGAGCGAGGCGTCCAGGCGCTTCGAACGCGGCGTCGACCCCGCCGTCGCCTCCGTGGCTGCGGCTCGGGTCGTGCAACTGCTCGTGGATCTCGCCGGGGGAGTGGCCGACGGACTCGGGTCCACTCACGACGTCAGTCGGGTGCCCGTGCCGATCCACCTGCCTACCGGCTTCATCTCCGGACTCATCGGCCTTGAGTACACCGGCGACGAGGTGCGCAACTCGCTGCTGGAGATCGGAACGACACTCGAGGAGGTGGACGGCGACCTCGCGGTCACCCCGCCCACCTGGCGCCCCGACCTCACCGACAAGTGGACGCTCGCCGAGGAGGTTGCCCGCATCGTCGGGTACGACCGCATCCCCTCCGTGCTGCCCGTCGCGCCCCCCGGTCGCGGATTCACCCGCGCGCAGACCTTGCGCCGCTCCGTGTCGCAGACGCTGGCCGCGACCGGCCATACCGAGGTGCTCGCGTACCCGTTCCTGGCGGCCACGGCCAACACCACGTTCAATGGCACGGACGTTGCGCAGGTGCGCGTGGCCAACCCCATGGACGGGGCGGCACCGTTCCTGCGCACCACCCTGCTTCCGGGGCTGCTGCATGTTGCGCACCGCAATCGTTCACGCGGCCTCGTCGATGTGTCCCTGTTCGAACAGGGACTCGTCTTCCAGCCCGAGGCCGGCGTGACCTACGGCACCCCCACGGTGCCGCCCGGTGGCGCCCTGCCGAGCGCCGAGCAGATCGCCGCACTCAACGACGGCATCCCGAAGCAGCCGCTGCACGTGGGCCTCGTGCTCGTGGGCGCCACGCGTCGGCACCAGCCCGGCCTTCCGGCCGTGGCCGCCGGGTGGCAGGACGCCCTCACCGCCGTCGCGCAGGTTTCGCTCGCCACCGGCGTGCAGATCAACGTGCGTCAGGGAGCGCGCCCGGCCATGCACCCCGGTCGTACGGCCGAGCTCACCGTGACCACCGAGACCGGCGAGGTCGTCGTCGGCTACGCGGGGGAGTTGCTGCCCACCGTCGCCAAGGACTACGACCTGCCGTCCGTCGTGGCCGTCGCCGAGATCAACCTTGACGCCGTCATCAACCAGGCGGACACCGTGGTGTCGGCGAGCATCATCCACACCAAGCCCGCCGCCACGCAGGACCTCTCGCTCGTCGTGGCGGATTCGGTGCCTGCCGGCGAACTCCGTGCGGCCATCGTGGAGGGTGCCGGCGCCCTGCTCGAACGCATCGAACTCGTGGATGACTACCGCGGAACGGGCATCGAGCCCGGTCAGAAGTCACTCACGTTCGCGCTGCGCTTCCGCGCGCCGGATCGAACGCTCACCGCGGCCGAGGCGAGCGACGCGCGTCTGGCCGGCGTGGCGCTGGCATCCGTTCGCTTCGGGGCGACCCTGCGCGAGTAA
- the pheS gene encoding phenylalanine--tRNA ligase subunit alpha, translated as MSEFSGPIDPPAITEEAVSAAVDAALTAICVSETSADLKAVRAEHVGEFSPLARLNALMRTVPGDQKAVAGKLLGQAKGRVSAAFTARETAIGEAEATAQLAAETVDVTAAASAWKPGARHPISLLTERASDVFVAMGWEVAEGPELESEWFNFDGLNFDEDHPARAMQDTFFVEPTDAHLVLRTQTSPVQLRALLSRELPVYVVAPGRVFRTDELDATHTPVFHQIEGIAIDTGLTMAHLRGTLDHFVQALFGPEAKVRLRPNYFPFTEPSAELDVWHPTFKDGARWIEWGGCGMVHANVLRAAGIDPEVYSGFAFGVGVERALMFRNDVKDMHDMVEGDTRFSQQYGMTI; from the coding sequence GTGTCTGAATTTTCTGGTCCCATTGACCCGCCCGCCATTACCGAAGAGGCGGTGAGCGCTGCGGTTGACGCAGCCCTCACCGCCATTTGCGTGTCCGAAACCTCCGCAGACCTCAAGGCCGTGCGAGCCGAGCATGTGGGGGAGTTTTCCCCCCTTGCCAGGCTCAACGCCCTGATGCGCACGGTGCCGGGAGATCAGAAGGCCGTCGCGGGCAAACTCCTCGGCCAGGCCAAGGGTCGTGTCTCTGCGGCGTTCACGGCGCGGGAGACCGCGATCGGCGAGGCCGAGGCGACCGCCCAGCTCGCCGCCGAAACCGTGGACGTGACCGCCGCGGCGTCAGCCTGGAAGCCGGGGGCGCGGCATCCGATCTCGCTGCTGACCGAACGGGCCTCCGACGTGTTCGTGGCCATGGGCTGGGAAGTGGCCGAGGGACCGGAGCTCGAGAGCGAATGGTTCAACTTCGACGGGCTCAACTTCGACGAGGATCACCCCGCCCGGGCGATGCAGGACACCTTCTTCGTCGAGCCGACAGATGCCCACCTGGTGCTCCGCACCCAGACCTCGCCCGTGCAGCTGCGGGCGCTGCTCTCCCGTGAGCTGCCCGTGTATGTCGTGGCGCCCGGGCGTGTGTTCCGCACCGACGAACTCGACGCGACGCACACGCCCGTGTTCCACCAGATCGAGGGCATCGCCATCGACACGGGCCTCACGATGGCTCACCTGCGCGGGACACTCGACCACTTCGTGCAGGCATTGTTCGGCCCGGAGGCCAAGGTGCGTCTGCGCCCCAACTACTTTCCGTTCACCGAGCCGAGCGCCGAGCTCGACGTGTGGCATCCCACGTTCAAAGATGGCGCGCGCTGGATCGAGTGGGGCGGCTGCGGCATGGTGCACGCGAACGTGCTGCGCGCGGCCGGGATCGACCCGGAGGTCTATTCCGGGTTCGCGTTCGGCGTTGGCGTGGAGCGAGCTTTGATGTTTAGAAATGATGTAAAGGACATGCACGACATGGTCGAGGGCGATACCCGGTTCAGCCAGCAGTATGGGATGACCATCTGA
- a CDS encoding amino acid ABC transporter permease — protein sequence MSSVLYDAPGPKSRARSRLLSIVGALIIAGGLVALIVVLGLPKASANGAVQPGLWDISRWDVFNDLLVWRTLGLGALATLRMAAVAAALALVLGVVFSFGRASETAWIRLPTTVVLEFFRGMPVLLMMLFILLVFGTGSFWAGVAALSVYNGAIIGEALRAGINALPRGQREAGLAIGLTPVATRFRIEFPQAFRQMLPIIIAQLVVLLKDTSLAFVVGYNELLRSGLNNLGGFFGNQYQFSFFFIVLAIYLTMNLSLSWVARRIAKRTGPQAGKLIQPDETPSVDPDVVGPHATGAQSRSGV from the coding sequence ATGAGTTCTGTCCTGTATGACGCCCCCGGGCCGAAGTCCCGGGCGCGCTCGCGCCTTCTCTCCATCGTCGGAGCGCTCATAATCGCCGGCGGCCTGGTCGCCCTGATCGTGGTGCTGGGCCTGCCCAAGGCGAGCGCCAACGGCGCGGTGCAGCCCGGCCTGTGGGACATCAGCCGCTGGGATGTCTTCAACGACCTGCTGGTCTGGCGCACCCTCGGCCTGGGGGCTCTGGCGACGCTGCGCATGGCTGCTGTCGCCGCCGCGTTGGCGCTCGTGCTCGGCGTAGTGTTCTCGTTCGGGCGTGCGTCGGAAACTGCCTGGATCCGCCTGCCGACCACCGTGGTGCTCGAATTCTTCCGCGGCATGCCGGTGCTGCTGATGATGCTGTTCATCCTGCTGGTGTTTGGCACCGGCTCGTTCTGGGCCGGCGTCGCCGCCCTCTCCGTGTACAACGGCGCCATCATCGGCGAAGCCCTCCGTGCCGGCATCAACGCCCTTCCGCGCGGCCAGCGTGAAGCCGGGCTCGCCATCGGTCTCACTCCCGTCGCTACCCGGTTCCGGATCGAGTTCCCCCAGGCGTTCCGACAGATGCTGCCGATCATCATCGCCCAATTGGTGGTGCTGCTCAAGGACACCTCTCTGGCCTTCGTCGTGGGCTACAACGAACTGCTTCGCTCTGGACTGAACAATCTCGGCGGCTTCTTCGGTAACCAGTACCAGTTCTCGTTTTTCTTCATCGTGCTGGCCATCTACCTGACCATGAACCTGTCGCTGTCCTGGGTGGCGCGCAGAATTGCCAAGCGCACCGGCCCGCAGGCGGGCAAGCTGATCCAGCCGGACGAGACACCATCGGTCGACCCAGACGTGGTCGGTCCGCATGCGACGGGGGCACAGAGCCGAAGCGGGGTCTGA
- a CDS encoding amino acid ABC transporter permease codes for MDAVIDNLPLFLEGFRNTLGLLAIAGVGASFLGLIVAAMRISPIASFRLFATVYTELVRNTPLTLVLFFCAFLLPFLQFTPGYFQLAAIGLTVYTSPFVAEALRSGVNGVHVGQAEAARSVGLTFGQTLSFVVMPQAIRMVVPPLINVFIALTKNTSVAGAFFVFELFGAARRVTNDRGDATIAILLAVAAFYLIITIPLGIFAGRIEKKVAVLR; via the coding sequence GTGGACGCAGTCATCGACAACCTGCCGCTGTTCCTGGAAGGCTTCCGGAACACCCTGGGCCTGCTCGCTATCGCCGGCGTCGGCGCATCATTTCTCGGCCTGATCGTCGCCGCCATGCGCATCTCACCGATCGCATCGTTCCGCCTGTTCGCCACGGTCTACACGGAGCTCGTGCGCAACACGCCGCTCACACTCGTGCTGTTCTTCTGCGCATTTTTGCTGCCGTTCCTGCAGTTCACCCCGGGGTATTTCCAGCTGGCGGCCATCGGTCTCACGGTTTACACCTCCCCGTTCGTCGCCGAGGCACTGCGGTCCGGCGTCAACGGTGTGCACGTGGGACAGGCCGAAGCGGCACGGAGCGTGGGTCTCACCTTCGGCCAGACGCTCTCGTTCGTGGTCATGCCCCAGGCCATCCGCATGGTGGTTCCCCCGCTGATCAACGTGTTCATCGCCCTGACCAAGAACACGTCGGTGGCCGGTGCCTTCTTCGTCTTCGAACTGTTCGGGGCGGCCCGCAGGGTGACCAATGACCGCGGCGACGCCACCATCGCCATCCTGCTCGCCGTCGCGGCGTTCTACCTCATCATCACCATTCCTCTGGGCATCTTCGCCGGCAGGATCGAGAAGAAGGTCGCGGTGCTCCGATGA
- a CDS encoding glutamate ABC transporter substrate-binding protein, whose translation MRLKKGLVISAIAISALVLSGCSDSGAPSADAPPVADATDFEAGTTMAKLAEAGSINIGTKFDQPLFGLRGPDGKPVGFDVEMGKIIASKLGIPASGINWSETVSANREPFIENGEVDLVIATYTINDTRKEVVSFAGPYYSAGQDLLVLEGNPDNITGPEDLAGKKVCTVSGSTSEKNVAAYTTDVIATDTYSNCLGPLRSGEVAAVTTDNVILAGLADQNPGEFEVVNNAFTEEPYGIGLAHDDTEFRNFINDVLEESYDDGSWVKAWESTAGSVLDTPTPPAIDRY comes from the coding sequence ATGAGACTCAAAAAAGGTCTAGTGATTTCGGCCATTGCCATCAGCGCGCTCGTCCTCAGCGGCTGCAGCGACTCTGGCGCACCGTCCGCGGATGCGCCGCCCGTAGCTGACGCCACAGACTTCGAAGCCGGTACCACGATGGCGAAACTGGCCGAAGCCGGAAGCATCAACATCGGCACCAAGTTCGACCAGCCGCTGTTCGGCCTCCGTGGACCCGACGGCAAGCCCGTCGGCTTCGACGTGGAAATGGGCAAGATCATCGCGTCCAAGCTCGGCATCCCGGCCAGCGGTATCAATTGGAGCGAGACCGTCTCCGCCAACCGCGAACCGTTCATCGAAAACGGCGAGGTTGACCTCGTGATCGCGACGTACACGATCAACGATACCCGCAAGGAGGTCGTGTCCTTCGCCGGACCGTATTACTCGGCCGGCCAGGATCTGCTCGTACTCGAGGGCAACCCGGACAACATCACCGGTCCCGAGGACCTTGCCGGCAAGAAGGTGTGCACCGTGAGCGGTTCCACCTCGGAGAAGAACGTCGCCGCGTACACGACGGACGTCATCGCGACGGACACGTACTCCAACTGCCTCGGCCCGCTGCGCAGCGGCGAGGTTGCCGCCGTCACCACAGACAACGTGATCCTGGCCGGCCTCGCCGACCAGAACCCCGGTGAATTCGAAGTTGTCAACAACGCGTTCACCGAAGAGCCCTACGGCATCGGTCTCGCGCACGACGACACCGAGTTCCGCAACTTCATCAACGACGTGCTCGAAGAGTCCTACGACGATGGCAGCTGGGTCAAGGCCTGGGAGTCCACCGCGGGCTCCGTGCTCGACACCCCGACCCCTCCGGCCATCGACCGCTACTAG
- a CDS encoding amino acid ABC transporter ATP-binding protein produces MEPTNVTPATSNITVRRGEPLVVVKDINKHYGELHVLKNINATVNRGEVVVVIGPSGSGKSTLCRAINRLETIDDGVITIDGVKLAEEGKALAHLRADVGMVFQAFNLFAHKTVLDNVTLGPIKVRGMKKADAEKRAMALLDRVGVANQAKKMPAQLSGGQQQRVAIARALAMDPKVILLDEPTSALDPEMINEVLEVMIDLANDGMTMIVVTHEMGFARKAADRVIFMSEGEIVEEATPEQFFTNPQSTRAQDFLSKILAH; encoded by the coding sequence ATGGAGCCTACAAACGTCACGCCGGCCACGTCAAACATCACGGTCCGTCGCGGCGAACCGTTGGTCGTCGTCAAAGACATCAACAAGCACTATGGAGAACTGCATGTTCTCAAGAACATCAACGCAACGGTCAACCGCGGCGAGGTCGTCGTCGTGATCGGACCGAGTGGTTCGGGTAAGTCGACTCTCTGCCGGGCGATCAACCGTCTCGAAACCATTGACGATGGGGTCATCACCATCGATGGGGTCAAACTGGCCGAGGAGGGCAAGGCTCTCGCCCATCTGCGCGCGGATGTGGGAATGGTGTTCCAGGCCTTTAACCTGTTCGCCCACAAGACCGTGCTCGATAACGTCACACTCGGACCGATCAAGGTGCGCGGCATGAAGAAGGCCGATGCCGAGAAGAGGGCCATGGCCCTGCTCGACCGCGTCGGAGTGGCCAACCAGGCCAAGAAGATGCCCGCGCAGCTGTCCGGTGGTCAGCAACAGCGGGTCGCCATTGCACGCGCCCTGGCCATGGATCCGAAAGTCATCCTGCTCGACGAACCGACCAGCGCGCTCGACCCGGAAATGATCAATGAGGTACTCGAGGTCATGATCGACCTCGCCAACGACGGAATGACCATGATCGTCGTCACGCACGAGATGGGCTTCGCCCGCAAGGCTGCCGACCGCGTGATCTTCATGTCGGAGGGCGAGATCGTGGAGGAGGCCACTCCCGAGCAGTTCTTCACCAATCCCCAAAGCACGAGAGCGCAAGACTTCCTCTCCAAAATACTTGCCCACTAA
- a CDS encoding TrmH family RNA methyltransferase: MLDNPRSPRVRAVAKLAKRDARTELGLFLLEGPQAVSEALTFRPELVVELYATPTALERYTDIAESAVAAGVEVEFVSEEVLDAMADTVTPQGFVAVCHQFPTSVKKIFNAEPKLVVILEEVRDPGNAGTIIRAADAAGADAVILCGRSVDLYNPKVIRSSTGSIFHLPVAIAASLEDVRDRVRSSGLQLLAADIKGDDLLAARNEGVLAAPTAWLFGNEARGLSDEDLAKADRAISVPIYGHAESMNLATAASVCLYESAFAQRS; this comes from the coding sequence ATGCTTGATAACCCACGTTCACCGCGCGTTAGAGCCGTCGCGAAACTTGCGAAGCGCGATGCGCGCACGGAGTTGGGGCTGTTCCTTCTCGAAGGTCCGCAGGCCGTCTCCGAGGCCCTCACGTTCCGTCCAGAGCTCGTCGTGGAGCTGTACGCCACGCCGACAGCCCTCGAACGCTACACCGATATTGCCGAATCCGCCGTCGCCGCTGGCGTTGAGGTGGAGTTCGTCTCCGAAGAAGTGCTCGACGCCATGGCTGACACGGTCACGCCCCAGGGCTTCGTCGCTGTGTGCCACCAGTTCCCCACCTCGGTCAAAAAGATTTTCAACGCCGAGCCGAAACTTGTCGTCATCCTCGAAGAGGTTCGCGACCCGGGTAACGCCGGCACGATCATTCGCGCCGCGGATGCGGCCGGTGCCGACGCCGTGATCCTCTGCGGCCGCAGCGTGGACCTCTACAACCCCAAGGTGATTCGGTCCTCCACTGGCTCGATCTTCCACCTGCCCGTCGCCATCGCCGCGAGCCTCGAAGACGTGCGCGATCGTGTTCGCTCGTCCGGGCTGCAGCTTCTTGCCGCCGACATCAAGGGCGACGACCTGCTCGCCGCCCGCAACGAGGGCGTGCTCGCCGCGCCGACGGCGTGGCTGTTCGGCAACGAGGCCCGCGGTCTCAGTGATGAGGACCTCGCCAAGGCGGACCGGGCCATCAGCGTTCCCATCTATGGTCACGCCGAGTCCATGAATCTCGCCACCGCGGCATCCGTATGCCTGTACGAGAGCGCTTTCGCGCAGCGCAGCTAA
- the rplT gene encoding 50S ribosomal protein L20 codes for MARVKRAVNAHKSRRVILERAKGYRGQRSRLVTKAKEQLTHSFTYNYRDRRARKGDFRRLWIQRINAASRANGLTYNRLIQGLGLAGIVVDRRMLAELAVNEPATFAALVESAKDALPADTSAPKVAAA; via the coding sequence ATGGCAAGAGTCAAGAGGGCTGTAAACGCCCACAAGAGCCGTCGCGTAATTCTCGAGCGCGCCAAGGGCTACCGCGGCCAGCGCTCGCGTCTGGTAACCAAGGCCAAGGAGCAGCTCACTCACTCCTTCACCTACAACTACCGCGACCGCCGTGCACGCAAGGGTGACTTCCGTCGCCTGTGGATCCAGCGCATCAACGCTGCATCGCGCGCCAACGGCCTCACGTACAACCGTCTGATCCAGGGCCTCGGCCTTGCTGGCATCGTGGTTGACCGTCGTATGCTCGCTGAGCTGGCCGTCAACGAGCCCGCCACCTTCGCGGCCCTCGTTGAGTCCGCCAAGGACGCCCTTCCCGCCGACACGTCGGCACCGAAGGTCGCAGCAGCGTAG
- the rpmI gene encoding 50S ribosomal protein L35 encodes MPKMKTHSGTKKRFKVTGSGKLMKQQAGMRHNLEVKSTKRKARLNKDQPVAKSDTKVIKKLLGL; translated from the coding sequence ATGCCTAAGATGAAGACTCACTCTGGCACGAAGAAGCGTTTCAAGGTCACCGGAAGCGGCAAGCTCATGAAGCAGCAGGCTGGCATGCGACACAACCTTGAGGTTAAGAGCACGAAGCGCAAGGCTCGCCTCAACAAGGACCAGCCCGTGGCCAAGTCGGACACCAAGGTCATCAAGAAGCTTCTCGGTCTCTAA